One part of the Dyadobacter sp. 676 genome encodes these proteins:
- a CDS encoding ABC transporter permease, translating to MIIRENIEEGLRSIQSNLLRTVLTAMIIAIGITSLVGILTAIDGIQGSVNSSFADLGANTFTVRNRDEDNFRREGRRSKQYPPVTYRQAKAFADKFKASYEATASLSADIAGAVQVNYRSAKTNPNSNVVGSDDQYLAINGYKIALGRNLDKNDLENSLNVAVLGQEIARKLFERTDPINKEITFMGARYKVVGVLEKKGSLGGNNNSDRLILIPLENGRGLAANRTLTYNITASAPNAGDGDLIVEEARGIMRRIRNDELGKEDSFTIDRADAMVKDFDNITGYLRIGGFVIGTVTLLGASIALMNIMLVSVTERTREIGIRKSLGATPRVIRMQFLIEAIVVCVLGGIGGLVLGIIVGNSITGLISENSSFVVPWLWMAVGIAICVMVGVLSGIYPAIKASRLDPIEALRYE from the coding sequence ATGATAATACGCGAAAATATCGAAGAGGGCTTGCGTTCGATCCAGAGCAACCTGCTCCGGACCGTTCTTACCGCGATGATCATCGCCATCGGCATTACCTCCCTGGTGGGCATTCTCACGGCCATTGACGGGATACAGGGTTCAGTCAACAGCAGTTTCGCCGACCTCGGGGCCAACACCTTCACCGTTCGTAACCGCGATGAGGACAATTTCCGTCGCGAAGGCCGCCGGAGTAAGCAATATCCGCCCGTCACTTATCGCCAGGCCAAAGCATTCGCCGACAAATTCAAAGCCTCTTACGAAGCCACCGCGTCGCTTTCCGCCGATATCGCGGGAGCCGTACAGGTCAATTACCGCAGCGCCAAAACCAACCCGAACAGCAATGTGGTCGGTTCCGACGACCAATACCTGGCCATTAACGGCTACAAAATCGCCCTCGGCCGCAATCTCGACAAAAATGACCTCGAAAACTCTCTGAATGTTGCAGTGCTGGGACAGGAAATTGCGCGTAAGTTATTCGAACGCACCGACCCCATCAATAAGGAGATTACCTTTATGGGTGCCCGGTATAAGGTAGTAGGCGTACTCGAAAAAAAGGGTTCGCTGGGAGGCAACAATAATTCCGACCGCCTTATTCTCATTCCGCTTGAAAACGGCCGTGGGTTGGCTGCCAACCGCACGCTGACCTATAATATCACTGCATCCGCCCCCAACGCCGGCGACGGCGACCTGATCGTCGAAGAAGCACGCGGCATTATGCGCCGGATCCGCAACGACGAACTGGGTAAGGAAGATTCCTTTACCATCGACCGTGCCGACGCGATGGTGAAGGATTTCGATAATATCACCGGTTATCTCCGCATCGGCGGTTTCGTGATCGGTACCGTTACATTACTTGGGGCTTCCATCGCACTAATGAACATCATGCTGGTATCGGTTACCGAGCGGACGCGTGAGATCGGAATCCGCAAATCTCTCGGCGCAACGCCGCGTGTCATCCGCATGCAATTCCTGATCGAAGCCATTGTCGTGTGCGTACTCGGGGGCATCGGCGGGCTGGTACTCGGCATCATCGTCGGGAACAGCATTACCGGCCTCATCAGCGAAAACAGCTCTTTTGTGGTGCCATGGCTCTGGATGGCGGTGGGTATAGCGATATGCGTGATGGTAGGCGTGCTATCGGGGATCTATCCGGCTATCAAAGCGTCCCGTCTCGACCCAATCGAGGCATTGCGCTATGAATAA